A window from Solanum stenotomum isolate F172 chromosome 5, ASM1918654v1, whole genome shotgun sequence encodes these proteins:
- the LOC125864879 gene encoding NADP-dependent malic enzyme-like, whose protein sequence is MKVVKQIYGEKVLVQYEDFANHNAFELLVKYGTTHLVFNDDIQVCCFSFGLIPLMLQGTAVVVLAGLVASLKLLGGSLVEHTFLFFGAGEQIWMIFLPLLVSIADMDGLFSLKHIETILKSLHCASCRSLRDHRLELV, encoded by the exons ATGAAGGTTGTGAAGCAAATCTACGGCGAAAAAGTTCTTGTACAG TATGAAGATTTTGCGAATCACAACGCTTTTGAGTTGTTGGTGAAATATGGTACCACACATTTGGTATTCAATGATGATATACAGGTATGCTGCTTTTCTTTTGGC CTGATCCCATTAATGCTGCAGGGGACAGCTGTTGTGGTACTTGCGGGGCTTGTTGCATCGCTTAAGCTGCTTGGAGGGTCCTTAGTTGAGCATACGTTCTTGTTCTTTGGTGCTGGAGAA CAGATATGGATGATCTTTTTGCCTCTACTCGTGTCGATAGCAGATATGGATGGATTGTTTTCATTAAAACATATTGAAACAATCTTAAAGTCATTACATTGTGCTTCATGTCGATCTCTCCGTGATCACAGACTGGAACTGGTATAG